A window of Sphingobacterium kitahiroshimense genomic DNA:
TGTCATTTATTGGCTTATTGATATTGTTGTACTGGGTGCTATTATAGTCACTATATTTTTGCGGAAACGTATTAGCGATATTCAGCGTTATGCATCGGGTTTGATCACAGCGATGTTGCTTATCTTTATTCCAAAATTATTTTCTGTTCCGATTCTATTATTGGAAGATATTGGTCGACTATTCCGTAGTTTTCCGCCTAGGAATTTTTACGTCAGTGAACTTGTCGCAGTACTTGCTGGCATAGTCTTTTTGGCGATTATTTTCGGGCTGACTAGAGGTCGTCATTTTTATAGGGTTAGAAAAGAGATCTTGCATTTTTCAGATTTACCCGAAGCTTTCGATGGTTTTACCATTACACAATTGTCCGACATCCATTCTGGTAGTTTAAGTAACATCAAAGGTGTACAGAAAGGTATTGATCTTGCGAATGCCCAAAACAGTGATCTGCTCTTATTTACAGGAGATCTCGTCAACAACATGGCTTCCGAGATGGATCCATGGATTGATCTTTTTACCACCTTAAAAGCCCCTTATGGGAAGTATTCTGTTTTAGGTAATCATGACTATGGTGATTATACCAAATGGTCCAGTACATCACTTAAAGAGGCAAATCTGATGCGTGTTAAAGAAATACACAGTGAGATGGGTTTCAAATTATTACTTAATGAAGCTGTCTTACTGCATAAGCATGGACAACGTATTGCATTAGTGGGGGTGGAGAATTGGGGCAAAGGCGGTTTCCATCAGTTTGGCAATCTCAATCAAGCAACAGCTGCTATACCTGCCGATTCCTTTAAGATCCTAATGTCTCATGATCCATCACACTGGGATGCAGTTACTGTAGATCACGCTAAACATGTTCACCTCACCTTGGCCGGTCATACGCATGGTATGCAGTTTGGAATTGAGCTTTTTGGTTTTAAATGGAGTCCTATCCAGTACTTTTATAAACAATGGGCAGGACTGTACCAACGAGACGGAAAATTTTTATATGTCAATAGAGGCTTCGGTTATCATGGTCTGAAAGGCAGGGTGGGCGTGTGGCCCGAAATCACAGTTCTTACCTTAAAACGTTCCACCGACCAAGTAGAATAAATGAGTTATTTGCAGTTTAATCTTTTCTTAAAATACCCTTTTCCACGCTTTCGTTGATGAGTTCTTCAGCATACTTCCATATCGTAGTAGATCCCTCATTAATGATTTTCTTTTTTTCGAATACCTTACTGTAATCAACATCAAACTCTTTCCAGGTTCCCCCATTATTTGAAGTGTTTTGCAAGAGAGGTTCCAATCGATCCATTGTTCTCGCAAACTTAGCTTCAGGAGTTAGACCTGCCTCAAATTCTTCCCATACTGCAATAAATTCTTTCGACTGTTCTTGAGGTAACAGTCCAAAAATCCGATTAGCAGCCAGTCTTTCTTGGTCTGTATTAACATGATTTTTTTGCATATCGTAGATGAAGGTATCTCCAGCGTCAATTTCAACAATATCATGGATCAGAACCATTTTTACCACTTTCAATACATCAATTGGTTCGTTTGCATGTTCAGCCAAAATCAATGCCATCATCGCCAGATGCCAGCTATGTTCCGCATCATTTTCATTACGGTTACTATTGAACAATTTAGTTTTCCGTTGTATGTATTTGACCTTATCGATTTCTTTTATAAAATCAATTTGTTTCAATAAGATTTCAAAATCCATTTTGACAGTGTTAAGAGATTGTCTTACAAAGATAGTTTAAATTATAAAAGTAATTCTTCTTGGCTCTTTGATAAATTATTAAGCATCATTTACTAAGTCATTTAGCCCTTTTCTAAAAAAGTTAATAATGCATGCATTTCATGTTAATATTGAATGCATACTTTATGACTTTACTCTATAGCTTTATAGGAAGAAAAACAATTTAATAATAACCAATTGCAGCTAATTAGCATCTATTTATTTTAAAAGTTGATTAGGCAAGCTATTAATAGATCAATTCGTATTGACACATTGATTGAACGATCTTCTATAATTTAAGAAAGTTGTGCTATCTGCAGTTTGTATTCAAAATATTTTTTAAAAATGAGTAGACTCCGACTAACCATCTTGTTTATAGTTCAATTGCTGATATTCGAAGCGTTTTCGCAGGAAGAGAAGAATAACTATAAAATCATTTTTAATACACCATCCATCAACGAAACAGGTAATGTTCCAATTGGTAATGGAAGTCTAGGGAGTAACGTCTGGGTAGAAGAGAATGGCGATCTATTATTATATCTCTCGCGTAATGATTCACATTCTGAATTACAACGGCTGTTAAAGTTAGGAGGGGTCAGGATTTCCTTTTCAGAGAGTCCTTTTTTTAAAGGGAAGCCCTTCCGTCAGGAATTGAATCTGAAAGAAGGAACATTAAAAATTCTAGCCGGGAAAAAAGGAGAGGAGTTAAATTTAAAGATCTTTATTGATGCAAACTCTCCTGTAATGTATATTTCTGGATACAGTGAAAAACCAGTTCAGGTGAAGGTGACTTTGGAAAACTGGAGAAAAAATAAACATGAGCTCAATATGGAAGAACTTGCTTCTACCTGGCTCTATAGAACCGGAGTTCCGGACGGGGCAGAAGCCTGGGAATCTGCAGATGTGTTTCTTAAAAAACCACAAGCCCTTGTATGGTATCATCGGAATGCTTACAGCAGTGTGCCTGTGCACATTAAGAAACAAGGAATGGAAGACTATGCGAATCAGATTATTGATCCCTTGAAGGATAATACTTTTGGAGGTTATATCAAAGCTTCAGGTTTAGTAAGTCTTTCTGATAGCGTTTTACACACCAAGAGACCATTAAAAAACATTGATATTCGGATAGCCGGCTATACCCGGCAAACGCCTGATCCGGCAACTTGGGAAAAGGAAATTGCTGGATGGATTGCTCAGTCTCCTAGTCCTAAAAAAGCCTATGAACAAACCGCTAGGTGGTGGACAAATTTTTGGAATAGAGGATGGATTGATATCAATAATGGTTCTGATAGTCTATCAACGTACACCCAGACTTATATTCTGTCTAAATATCAGATGGCCTGTCAGATGCGAAATGAATTTCCTGCTCGATTTCAGGGAGGAATTTTTAATGTAGATCCAAAGTATGCCTATTATGGACCTGATGTACGTCAAAAGAATTACTCGGCAGATTATCGATTTTATGGCGTGAATTACTGGTGGCAGAACGTGCGCTTTTTATACCTGCCACAGTTTGCACAGGGTAATTTTGACATGATGAAACCGTTTTTTGATTTTTATATCAAGCAAGCGAAGACTTTTGAAGCCAGATCAAACAAATATTATGGTGCATCAGGAATCTATATGCAGGAATGTATCAGTACATTCGGCTTACCGGGAATGGGCGATTTTGGATTGGAATCCGATGTATATTCTGAAGAATATACAAAAGATATATGGCAGCAATGTTTAGAAATGTCGGTGATGATGCTCGATTATTATCACTATACTGGAGACGAAGCATTTTTAAAAACAAAAGCGTTGCCTTGGGCACGAAAAGCACTTCAGTTTTACAATACACGTTTTAAGAAAGATGAGCAGGGCAAGTTACATATTTTTCCAAGCCACGGATTAGAAACATATTGGACGGATGTTGTCAATGATATGCCTTCTACTGCCGGACTACATTATGTATTAGAAGAACTTTTAAAACTACCTCAAAGTACATTAACTCCTGAAGATAAACAGAATTGGACTACTATGCTGTCCACTATTCCCGATCTGCCGAAGAAAAAGGATAGTCTTGGGAATGTTGTGGTGGACAATGCCGCTTTTTATAATCCTCAAAGAACAAATTATGAAGCACCGGATTTATATTGTTTATTTCCATTTCGGATTTATGGGATCCATAAACCCAATATTAAAGAAGTTGAGCGAGCCTATTTCAATATGCCCAATCCAGGTCGGGTATGCTGGTATCAAACAGGAATTTTTGCCGCTCGTTTGGGTCTTGCCACAGAAGCTGCCAAAGATATTAAAGCCCGTAGCGGTGCATATCTAAAAGGTTTTCGATTTAAAGGATACATGGATAGCCCGCACGATTGGAAACCAGATTATGACGGTGTTGGCAATATGATGAATACCTTACAGGAAATGTTGGTTCAATGTGACGGAGATAAGATTTATATGTTGCCGGCTTGGCCAAAAGACTGGGATGTGAATTTTAAAGTACATGCTTTTAAAAACACTGTTATTGAAGGTACTTATAAAAATGGGAAAATGGAATTCTTGAAAGTGATGCCCGAAAGTAGGAGAAAAGATCTCATCTTTTAGTTAGATGCCCCTTATAGAAATATTGAAAAAATCGAATCATAGTGCATGAATAGAGATAGTTTTAAAATACTAATTATTTATACACTTATGAAAAGCCACATCGCGTTGACTGTGAATAAAAAGAGTCTAACTCTTAGTGATACAACGTAGCGATGTGGCTTTTATGGTTTTAATTATTGCAGCGATATTGACGATGATGT
This region includes:
- a CDS encoding metallophosphoesterase, which gives rise to MAQRLILILLLFLIGDIYFYQAIITLFSNPLIHVIYWLIDIVVLGAIIVTIFLRKRISDIQRYASGLITAMLLIFIPKLFSVPILLLEDIGRLFRSFPPRNFYVSELVAVLAGIVFLAIIFGLTRGRHFYRVRKEILHFSDLPEAFDGFTITQLSDIHSGSLSNIKGVQKGIDLANAQNSDLLLFTGDLVNNMASEMDPWIDLFTTLKAPYGKYSVLGNHDYGDYTKWSSTSLKEANLMRVKEIHSEMGFKLLLNEAVLLHKHGQRIALVGVENWGKGGFHQFGNLNQATAAIPADSFKILMSHDPSHWDAVTVDHAKHVHLTLAGHTHGMQFGIELFGFKWSPIQYFYKQWAGLYQRDGKFLYVNRGFGYHGLKGRVGVWPEITVLTLKRSTDQVE
- a CDS encoding HD domain-containing protein — translated: MDFEILLKQIDFIKEIDKVKYIQRKTKLFNSNRNENDAEHSWHLAMMALILAEHANEPIDVLKVVKMVLIHDIVEIDAGDTFIYDMQKNHVNTDQERLAANRIFGLLPQEQSKEFIAVWEEFEAGLTPEAKFARTMDRLEPLLQNTSNNGGTWKEFDVDYSKVFEKKKIINEGSTTIWKYAEELINESVEKGILRKD
- a CDS encoding DUF5703 domain-containing protein; this encodes MSRLRLTILFIVQLLIFEAFSQEEKNNYKIIFNTPSINETGNVPIGNGSLGSNVWVEENGDLLLYLSRNDSHSELQRLLKLGGVRISFSESPFFKGKPFRQELNLKEGTLKILAGKKGEELNLKIFIDANSPVMYISGYSEKPVQVKVTLENWRKNKHELNMEELASTWLYRTGVPDGAEAWESADVFLKKPQALVWYHRNAYSSVPVHIKKQGMEDYANQIIDPLKDNTFGGYIKASGLVSLSDSVLHTKRPLKNIDIRIAGYTRQTPDPATWEKEIAGWIAQSPSPKKAYEQTARWWTNFWNRGWIDINNGSDSLSTYTQTYILSKYQMACQMRNEFPARFQGGIFNVDPKYAYYGPDVRQKNYSADYRFYGVNYWWQNVRFLYLPQFAQGNFDMMKPFFDFYIKQAKTFEARSNKYYGASGIYMQECISTFGLPGMGDFGLESDVYSEEYTKDIWQQCLEMSVMMLDYYHYTGDEAFLKTKALPWARKALQFYNTRFKKDEQGKLHIFPSHGLETYWTDVVNDMPSTAGLHYVLEELLKLPQSTLTPEDKQNWTTMLSTIPDLPKKKDSLGNVVVDNAAFYNPQRTNYEAPDLYCLFPFRIYGIHKPNIKEVERAYFNMPNPGRVCWYQTGIFAARLGLATEAAKDIKARSGAYLKGFRFKGYMDSPHDWKPDYDGVGNMMNTLQEMLVQCDGDKIYMLPAWPKDWDVNFKVHAFKNTVIEGTYKNGKMEFLKVMPESRRKDLIF